Proteins encoded within one genomic window of Nonomuraea gerenzanensis:
- a CDS encoding class I SAM-dependent methyltransferase, whose product MPSYSHPLAWLLGLEGAALLRAQAGDLGDAAYVERRIAEIRALVTDPGPALNAGTTLGHATTEEGYAQWAAHYDSDGNPLIAAEEPLVQGILAALPPGRALDAACGTGRHAAFLAGLGHEVVGVDTSAQMLAKARPKVPGGEFHQADLHDLPAAPGSFDVVVCALALTHQPTLGPALAELARVVRPGGHVVLSDVHPLSLYLGGVPTVAGRDGVRTMTAGRFLASDYITAIHEAGLRILSCHEPRWGRTPGGHGGPLAQERCPEAAAAAYEDTPALIIWHLQRPTWTLRP is encoded by the coding sequence ATGCCCTCCTACTCCCACCCCCTGGCCTGGCTCCTGGGCCTGGAAGGCGCCGCGCTGCTGCGCGCGCAGGCCGGCGACCTCGGCGACGCCGCCTACGTCGAGCGGCGCATCGCCGAGATCCGCGCCCTGGTCACGGACCCCGGCCCGGCGCTGAACGCGGGCACGACACTCGGCCACGCCACCACCGAGGAGGGCTACGCCCAGTGGGCCGCCCACTACGACTCCGACGGCAACCCTCTGATCGCGGCGGAGGAGCCCCTGGTGCAGGGCATTCTCGCCGCGCTCCCGCCGGGCAGGGCCCTGGACGCCGCCTGCGGGACGGGCCGCCACGCCGCGTTCCTGGCGGGCCTCGGGCACGAGGTCGTGGGCGTGGACACCTCGGCGCAGATGCTCGCCAAGGCCAGGCCCAAGGTGCCGGGCGGCGAGTTCCACCAGGCCGACCTGCACGACCTCCCCGCCGCGCCCGGCAGCTTCGACGTGGTGGTCTGCGCCCTGGCCCTCACTCACCAGCCCACCCTCGGCCCGGCGCTGGCGGAGCTCGCCCGGGTCGTCCGGCCCGGCGGGCACGTGGTGCTGTCGGACGTCCATCCTCTCTCGCTCTACCTGGGTGGCGTGCCCACGGTGGCCGGGCGGGACGGCGTCCGTACCATGACGGCCGGACGCTTCCTGGCCAGCGACTACATCACCGCGATCCACGAGGCGGGGCTGCGGATCCTGAGCTGCCACGAGCCCCGCTGGGGCAGGACACCCGGCGGGCACGGCGGCCCTCTGGCCCAGGAGCGATGCCCGGAGGCGGCCGCGGCGGCCTACGAGGACACCCCCGCCCTGATCATCTGGCATCTCCAGCGGCCTACGTGGACACTCCGGCCTTGA
- a CDS encoding MFS transporter — MWAGGLADARDRRTVLLAAHCGLGATYAALWVQAALGVGSVPLLMVLVACQSLALGAIMTTMGAAVPRLVPAELLPAANSLGSLTRYAGSIIGPVLAGVLIPVVGLGTLYLLDAVALLAVVWAVVRLPPLPPRPGPRAGTAGLRHLAGSRLLVAVLLVDLAAMVFGMPVALFPELAWHTFGGPVGGGLELGLLYAAYPAGVVAAGLLSGTFTRARRHGAVMAGAAAAWGLTVVVLGLAGWLWLALVALVAGGAVNFVLSTFRNAITQAHTPDALRGRIQGSLTVVLFGGPHLANLLHGAATTVLDHRAVIWAGGLLTTVTVAAVTWAFPELRRLGAVAAGDTG; from the coding sequence TTGTGGGCGGGCGGGCTGGCCGACGCGCGGGACCGGCGGACGGTGCTGCTGGCGGCTCACTGCGGCCTCGGGGCGACGTACGCGGCTCTGTGGGTGCAGGCGGCGCTGGGCGTGGGGTCCGTCCCGCTGCTGATGGTGCTGGTCGCCTGCCAGAGCCTGGCCCTGGGCGCGATCATGACGACGATGGGCGCCGCGGTGCCCCGGCTGGTTCCCGCGGAGCTCCTGCCCGCGGCGAACAGTCTCGGCTCCCTCACCCGTTACGCCGGCTCGATCATCGGCCCGGTGCTGGCCGGCGTCCTGATCCCGGTGGTGGGGCTCGGCACGCTGTACCTCCTCGACGCCGTCGCGCTCCTGGCGGTCGTCTGGGCGGTCGTCCGGCTGCCACCGCTGCCGCCGCGGCCCGGTCCCCGCGCCGGCACGGCCGGGCTGCGACATCTCGCCGGCAGCCGGCTGCTGGTGGCCGTGCTGCTGGTGGACCTGGCGGCGATGGTCTTCGGCATGCCGGTCGCGCTGTTTCCCGAGCTGGCCTGGCACACCTTCGGCGGGCCCGTGGGAGGCGGCCTCGAACTGGGGCTGCTCTACGCCGCCTACCCGGCGGGGGTGGTCGCGGCCGGGCTGCTGTCGGGGACGTTCACCCGCGCCCGGCGCCACGGTGCCGTCATGGCGGGGGCCGCGGCGGCGTGGGGCCTGACCGTGGTGGTGCTGGGGCTGGCGGGGTGGCTCTGGCTCGCGCTGGTGGCGCTCGTTGCCGGGGGCGCGGTCAACTTCGTGCTGAGTACGTTCCGTAACGCCATCACGCAGGCGCACACCCCCGATGCCCTGCGCGGCCGGATCCAGGGATCGCTCACCGTGGTTCTCTTCGGCGGCCCCCACCTCGCGAACCTGCTGCACGGGGCCGCCACCACCGTCCTCGACCACCGCGCGGTGATCTGGGCCGGCGGGCTGCTCACCACGGTCACCGTGGCGGCTGTCACGTGGGCGTTCCCTGAGCTGCGGCGGCTCGGAGCGGTGGCGGCCGGAGACACCGGGTGA
- a CDS encoding MerR family transcriptional regulator produces MRLLTIGAFARAARLSPKALRLYDELGLLRPAAVDGESGYRFYDPAQLERARLIAWLRRLGMPLARIRRVCDLPAGAAAGEIAAYWEQVLAETAARGELATFLVDYLSGRGSTVEETATLLGIRYAARSESGLGRTSNEDTAYAGPRLLAVADGVRGSSGDLASAAAVEALKPLETMTVPAEDLLGALADAVGNADRAIGEIAASAPSGEAVTTLTALLWSGSRLALVHIGDTRAYLVRGGELFQITHDHTYVQALVDEGRLTAAEAASHPRRALLVRALTGTGGIRPQLALHDAAAGDRYLLCSDGLSAVVPAGSLREVLVGPGAPQEVLDELVARAYTAGAPDNIACVVADVVSLETPATGAGQ; encoded by the coding sequence GTGCGGCTGCTGACGATCGGGGCGTTCGCCCGGGCGGCGCGCCTGTCGCCGAAGGCGTTGCGGCTCTATGACGAGCTCGGCCTGCTGCGGCCCGCCGCGGTGGACGGGGAGTCGGGATACCGCTTCTACGACCCGGCGCAACTGGAGCGCGCCCGGCTGATCGCGTGGTTGCGGAGGCTGGGCATGCCGCTGGCGCGGATCAGGCGGGTGTGCGACCTGCCGGCGGGGGCCGCGGCCGGGGAGATCGCCGCGTACTGGGAGCAGGTGCTGGCGGAGACCGCCGCCCGTGGCGAGCTGGCGACCTTCCTCGTCGACTATCTGTCGGGAAGGGGCAGCACCGTGGAGGAGACGGCGACCCTGCTGGGGATCCGGTACGCCGCCCGGTCGGAGTCGGGGCTGGGGCGGACGAGCAACGAGGACACCGCGTACGCCGGCCCGCGCCTGCTGGCGGTGGCCGACGGGGTGCGGGGGTCGAGCGGCGACCTGGCCAGCGCGGCGGCGGTCGAGGCGCTCAAGCCGTTGGAGACGATGACCGTCCCGGCCGAGGACCTGCTCGGCGCGCTGGCCGACGCGGTCGGGAACGCGGACCGGGCCATCGGGGAGATCGCCGCTTCGGCGCCGTCCGGTGAGGCTGTGACCACGTTGACGGCGCTGTTGTGGTCGGGGTCGCGGCTGGCGCTGGTGCACATCGGTGACACGCGGGCGTATCTCGTACGAGGTGGGGAGCTGTTCCAGATCACGCACGATCACACGTACGTGCAGGCGCTGGTGGACGAGGGGCGGCTGACGGCGGCGGAGGCGGCCTCGCATCCGCGGCGCGCGCTGCTCGTGCGGGCGTTGACCGGTACGGGTGGTATCCGGCCGCAGCTGGCGCTGCACGACGCGGCGGCCGGTGATCGGTATCTGCTGTGTTCCGATGGATTGTCCGCCGTGGTGCCGGCGGGGTCGCTGCGGGAGGTGCTGGTCGGGCCCGGTGCGCCGCAGGAGGTGCTCGATGAGCTGGTCGCGCGGGCGTATACCGCCGGGGCGCCCGACAACATCGCCTGCGTCGTCGCGGACGTGGTCAGCCTGGAGACGCCGGCCACGGGCGCCGGTCAATGA
- a CDS encoding RNA polymerase sigma-70 factor, which produces MDSATEAFVAHRNLLFTVAYEMLGSAADAEDVLQETWLRWAGVDLDDVRDQRAYLVRITTRQALGRLRSLGRRKESYVGPWLPEPLLTSPDVAEDVELAESVSMAMLLVLETLKPTERAVFVLREVFGLDYEEIAEAVDKSTVTVRQIAHRARAHVAARRPRSVASPAESRDALAAFQRAVETGDLQGLLDILAPDVVLLTDGGGVVQAIPHPVVGAGKVARLMEGGLPRLWRRVAITPAQVNGCPALVVRIDGEIDNVVAVRVDDGLVTGLYFVRNPEKLSRVQREETAVSR; this is translated from the coding sequence TTGGACTCCGCCACCGAGGCGTTCGTCGCCCACCGCAACCTGCTGTTCACCGTCGCCTACGAGATGCTGGGCTCGGCCGCCGACGCTGAGGACGTGCTGCAGGAGACCTGGCTGCGGTGGGCGGGCGTCGATCTGGACGACGTACGGGATCAGCGGGCGTACCTGGTGCGGATCACCACCCGGCAGGCCCTGGGGCGGCTGCGGTCGCTCGGCCGGCGTAAGGAGTCCTACGTCGGCCCGTGGCTGCCTGAGCCGTTGCTGACCTCGCCCGATGTGGCCGAGGACGTGGAGCTGGCCGAGAGTGTGTCGATGGCGATGTTGCTGGTGCTGGAGACGCTCAAGCCGACCGAGCGGGCGGTGTTCGTGCTGCGGGAGGTGTTCGGGCTGGACTATGAGGAGATCGCCGAGGCGGTGGACAAGAGCACGGTCACGGTGCGGCAGATCGCGCATCGGGCGCGGGCGCATGTGGCGGCGCGACGGCCGCGTAGTGTCGCTTCTCCCGCCGAGTCCCGGGACGCGCTCGCGGCGTTCCAGCGGGCCGTCGAGACAGGGGATCTGCAGGGGTTGCTCGACATTCTCGCGCCGGACGTCGTGCTGCTGACGGACGGTGGCGGGGTCGTGCAGGCCATCCCGCATCCTGTCGTGGGGGCCGGGAAGGTGGCTCGGCTGATGGAAGGCGGGCTGCCCAGGCTCTGGAGGCGGGTCGCGATCACGCCGGCGCAGGTCAATGGTTGCCCGGCGCTGGTCGTTCGGATCGATGGGGAGATCGACAACGTGGTGGCCGTGCGGGTGGACGATGGTCTGGTGACCGGGCTGTACTTCGTGCGCAATCCGGAGAAGTTGTCGCGGGTGCAGCGGGAAGAGACTGCGGTCAGTCGCTGA
- a CDS encoding carboxymuconolactone decarboxylase family protein — MDLRFNMFANDLGAKISKRIYGVSTVIEQSSLPKATQHLVMIRVSQINGCGFCVDFHTKDATADGESAVRLNLVAVWRETTVYTDAERAALALAEEGTRLADAHLGVSDETWAQARKHYDDDQLAALVALIAMINAANRLNVIIGNQGGSYEPGMFSSMSN; from the coding sequence ATGGACCTCCGTTTCAACATGTTCGCCAACGACCTCGGCGCCAAGATCAGCAAGCGGATCTACGGCGTCAGCACAGTGATCGAGCAGTCGTCGCTGCCCAAGGCAACGCAGCACCTGGTGATGATCCGCGTCAGCCAGATCAACGGCTGCGGCTTCTGCGTCGACTTCCACACCAAGGACGCCACGGCCGACGGCGAGAGCGCGGTCCGGCTCAACCTGGTCGCCGTCTGGCGCGAGACCACCGTGTACACGGACGCCGAGCGGGCCGCCCTGGCGCTCGCCGAGGAAGGCACCAGGCTCGCCGACGCCCACCTGGGCGTGTCGGACGAGACCTGGGCGCAGGCCCGCAAGCACTACGACGACGACCAGCTCGCCGCGCTGGTGGCCCTGATCGCGATGATCAACGCCGCCAACCGGCTCAACGTGATCATCGGCAACCAGGGCGGCTCCTACGAGCCCGGCATGTTCAGCAGCATGTCGAACTGA
- a CDS encoding AAA family ATPase, with translation MLIRFEVANFRSMLDPVELSMVAVDRDRPEAHPVPNLGESLLPVAAIFGPNASGKSNVIAAITWLRMAVRESLREWDDEIPIEPFAFAAGWKRPSEFTIESVIAGVRYEYVVELDRQTVRYEALFHYPEKKRRRIFEREGSQFKLQRGLGSLSGTRGLLSPRALALSIARRFDEPVVSDFADWLLAAQTLGLPASRSHGSYYQAARSTARWFEEPRGDQLPLPFRADRAQALALLRLADLGIDDVLIDHYAVDHPDGPRMRRRIRLVHRTAHERAPLNFEAESEGTRTWFHLIGPVLAALMTGSLLLFDELDASLHPTLSKQLLRLFQDPATNPKGAQLVFTSHDTSLLNHLNRDEVWLTEKAEDAVTRLGALADFAGERVRKSQNLEKAYLHGRFGAIPEVDRTDLLRALGLIG, from the coding sequence TTGCTGATCCGCTTCGAGGTGGCGAACTTCCGCTCGATGCTCGATCCCGTCGAGCTGTCGATGGTGGCTGTCGACCGAGACCGACCGGAGGCGCATCCGGTGCCCAATCTCGGCGAGAGCTTGCTACCAGTTGCGGCGATCTTCGGTCCGAACGCCTCTGGCAAGTCCAACGTCATCGCCGCCATCACGTGGTTGCGCATGGCCGTGCGTGAGTCCCTGCGCGAGTGGGACGACGAGATCCCCATTGAGCCGTTCGCTTTCGCCGCAGGCTGGAAACGCCCGTCAGAGTTCACGATCGAGTCCGTCATCGCCGGCGTGAGATACGAATACGTGGTCGAGCTTGATCGTCAGACGGTGCGATATGAGGCGCTGTTCCACTATCCGGAGAAGAAACGGCGGCGGATCTTCGAACGCGAGGGAAGTCAGTTCAAGCTCCAGCGCGGCCTGGGCAGCCTGTCCGGCACGCGCGGGCTGTTGAGCCCCCGCGCGCTCGCGTTGTCGATCGCGAGACGATTCGACGAGCCGGTTGTGTCCGATTTCGCGGACTGGTTGCTTGCGGCACAGACGCTCGGCCTGCCTGCGAGTCGTTCGCATGGCTCGTATTACCAAGCGGCGCGCTCGACCGCCCGCTGGTTCGAAGAACCACGTGGCGACCAGTTGCCACTGCCTTTCCGAGCAGATCGCGCTCAGGCGTTGGCCCTGCTCCGGTTGGCGGATCTGGGCATCGACGACGTGCTGATCGATCATTACGCGGTTGATCACCCGGATGGGCCGCGGATGCGACGGCGGATACGCCTCGTGCATCGAACGGCCCACGAGAGGGCACCGCTCAACTTCGAGGCGGAGTCGGAGGGGACACGTACCTGGTTCCATCTCATCGGTCCCGTGCTGGCGGCGCTCATGACCGGTTCGCTGCTGCTGTTCGACGAATTGGACGCGAGCTTGCATCCGACACTTTCCAAGCAGTTGCTGCGGTTGTTCCAGGACCCCGCCACCAACCCGAAGGGCGCGCAGTTGGTCTTCACCTCACACGACACCAGTCTGCTGAACCACCTCAACAGGGACGAGGTCTGGCTGACCGAGAAGGCCGAGGACGCGGTGACCAGACTCGGCGCGCTGGCGGACTTCGCCGGTGAGCGGGTGCGGAAGTCGCAGAACCTCGAGAAGGCGTACCTGCACGGACGTTTCGGTGCGATACCCGAAGTGGATCGCACCGACCTCCTCCGGGCTCTCGGCCTGATCGGCTGA
- a CDS encoding RloB family protein has translation MSGGGRQVARSRDDEVDQCWCVFDIEWPKNHPNLKQAIRLAQEHGIRLAISNPCFELWLILHFEDQTAFIGTKEAESRSRKLDGRSGKRIDPNQYMPRRHEAVRRALLLAQRHARHQSSCPDDNPSSAMGELLAAIQGLDRTVR, from the coding sequence ATCTCCGGCGGAGGACGGCAAGTCGCGCGGAGCCGCGACGACGAGGTTGACCAATGTTGGTGCGTGTTCGACATCGAGTGGCCGAAGAACCACCCGAACCTGAAGCAGGCGATCCGGTTAGCACAGGAACACGGGATCCGGCTCGCCATCTCCAATCCGTGCTTCGAGCTGTGGCTGATTCTGCATTTCGAAGACCAGACGGCCTTCATCGGCACCAAAGAGGCCGAGAGCAGGAGTCGCAAGCTCGACGGGCGCAGCGGCAAGCGCATCGACCCCAACCAGTACATGCCGCGGCGGCATGAGGCGGTCCGGCGAGCGTTACTGCTGGCGCAACGGCATGCTCGGCACCAGAGCAGCTGTCCCGACGACAATCCGTCGTCCGCCATGGGGGAGTTGCTGGCAGCGATTCAGGGGCTTGACCGAACAGTTCGGTAG
- a CDS encoding dipeptidase, producing the protein MTPDQIESAVRAAMPQAVEELKRLSAIPSVAFPGHPEEPVFAAAAMTEELLRSTGLPRVQQVPVEGSFPAVFGEAPAPPGMPTVLLYAHYDVQPAGDPAAWRTPPFEPTLIDGRLYGRGTADDKSGIISHITALRTFQGRFPVGIKVIIEGQEEYAGDRLEAFVERNPDLLRADAIVVADTGNPRVGDPSVTTSLRGMAAFTIEVRTLKEAVHSGSFGGAAPDALAALMRMLTSLHDDNGDIRVPGLPRGSFLGQGPSEEEFRRTSGVLDGVSLVGSGSLADRLWSSYAITVTGLDVPTVSGAVNAVQPTARARVTVRVPPAGDPKTTVNAVVEFLRQVAPWGVQVSFGDFTVGSGYQADSGGKARAALNRAMERAFGRPPRDVGAGGSIPLVNTLLRQFPAAEILLFGAEDEEAAIHAPNERVDLEELRRVATTEALFLQELSLPSALGV; encoded by the coding sequence GTGACTCCAGATCAGATCGAGAGCGCCGTCCGCGCCGCGATGCCACAGGCCGTCGAGGAGCTCAAGCGGCTCTCCGCCATCCCCTCCGTGGCCTTCCCCGGGCACCCGGAAGAGCCCGTGTTCGCCGCCGCCGCCATGACCGAGGAGCTGCTGCGCTCCACCGGGCTGCCGCGCGTGCAGCAGGTGCCCGTCGAAGGCAGCTTCCCGGCCGTCTTCGGCGAGGCGCCCGCGCCTCCCGGCATGCCCACGGTGCTCCTGTACGCGCACTACGACGTGCAGCCGGCGGGGGACCCGGCCGCATGGCGTACCCCGCCGTTCGAGCCGACGCTCATCGACGGCCGCCTGTACGGGCGCGGCACCGCCGACGACAAGTCGGGCATCATCTCCCACATCACCGCCCTGCGCACCTTCCAGGGGCGATTCCCCGTGGGCATCAAGGTCATCATCGAGGGCCAGGAGGAGTACGCGGGCGACCGGCTGGAGGCGTTCGTCGAGCGCAACCCCGACCTGCTGCGCGCCGACGCCATCGTGGTGGCCGACACGGGCAACCCGCGCGTCGGCGACCCGTCCGTCACCACGTCGCTGCGCGGCATGGCCGCCTTCACCATCGAGGTCCGCACCCTGAAGGAGGCCGTGCACAGCGGCTCCTTCGGCGGCGCCGCCCCCGACGCGCTGGCCGCGCTCATGCGCATGCTCACCTCGCTGCACGACGACAACGGCGACATCCGCGTCCCCGGCCTGCCCCGCGGCTCGTTCCTCGGGCAGGGGCCGTCGGAGGAGGAGTTCAGGCGGACCTCAGGGGTGCTCGATGGGGTGTCGCTGGTGGGCTCCGGCTCGCTCGCGGACCGGCTCTGGTCCTCCTACGCCATCACCGTCACCGGCCTCGACGTCCCCACGGTCTCGGGCGCCGTCAACGCCGTCCAGCCCACGGCCCGCGCCCGCGTCACGGTCCGCGTCCCACCGGCGGGCGACCCCAAGACCACCGTGAACGCGGTCGTGGAGTTCCTGCGCCAGGTCGCCCCGTGGGGCGTGCAGGTCTCGTTCGGCGACTTCACGGTCGGCTCCGGCTACCAGGCGGACTCGGGCGGCAAGGCCCGCGCCGCCCTCAACCGCGCCATGGAACGCGCCTTCGGCCGCCCGCCGCGCGACGTCGGCGCCGGAGGCTCGATCCCGCTCGTCAACACGCTGCTCCGGCAGTTCCCCGCGGCCGAGATCCTGCTGTTCGGGGCGGAGGACGAGGAGGCGGCGATCCACGCGCCGAACGAGCGGGTGGATTTGGAGGAGCTGCGCCGGGTCGCCACCACGGAGGCCCTCTTCCTCCAGGAGCTCAGCCTGCCTTCCGCCCTCGGGGTCTAG
- a CDS encoding aspartate aminotransferase family protein — translation MTQPEHDVLKAAQDNLWLHFTRHSAYQQSEIPTIVRGEGSYVYDIHGKRYLDGLAGLFVVQVGHGRQELAEAAAKQAQELAFFPLWSYAHPKAAELAQRLAAHTPGELNRVFFTTGGGEAVETAWKLAKQYYKLIGKPLKHKVISRQIAYHGTPQGALSITGIPAFKQMFEPLVPGSIRVPNTNHYRADEITGVPGMTPEQYGIWAAERVARAIEMEGPDTVAAVFAEPVQNAGGCFPPPPGYFQRLREICDEYDVLLVSDEVICAFGRLGTMFGGQKFDYVPDIITCAKGMTSGYSPIGAMIAHERLFEPFKQGDTMFAHGYTFGGHPVSAAVALANLDIFEREDLLGHVTANEPRFKQTLDDLRDLPIVGDVRGSGYFWGIELVKDKTTKETFTADESERLLRGYLSKALFDAGLYCRADDRGDPVIQLAPPLIAGQKEFDEIGAILRGVLAEAWAQL, via the coding sequence ATGACGCAGCCGGAACACGACGTCCTGAAGGCCGCGCAGGACAACCTGTGGTTGCACTTCACCAGGCACAGCGCGTACCAGCAGTCCGAGATCCCGACCATCGTGCGCGGTGAGGGATCCTACGTCTACGACATCCACGGCAAGCGCTACCTCGACGGTCTGGCCGGCCTGTTCGTGGTCCAGGTGGGCCACGGGCGGCAGGAGCTGGCCGAGGCCGCCGCCAAGCAGGCCCAGGAGCTGGCGTTCTTCCCGCTGTGGTCCTACGCCCACCCCAAGGCGGCCGAGCTGGCCCAGCGCCTGGCCGCCCACACCCCCGGCGAGCTGAACCGCGTCTTCTTCACCACGGGCGGCGGCGAGGCGGTCGAGACCGCCTGGAAGCTGGCCAAGCAGTACTACAAGCTCATCGGCAAGCCGCTCAAGCACAAGGTCATCAGCCGCCAGATCGCCTACCACGGCACCCCGCAGGGCGCCCTGTCGATCACCGGCATCCCGGCGTTCAAGCAGATGTTCGAGCCGCTGGTGCCGGGGTCGATCCGGGTGCCCAACACCAACCACTACCGCGCCGACGAGATCACCGGCGTCCCGGGCATGACGCCCGAGCAGTACGGCATCTGGGCCGCCGAGCGCGTGGCCCGCGCCATCGAGATGGAGGGCCCCGACACGGTGGCCGCCGTCTTCGCCGAGCCCGTCCAGAACGCGGGCGGCTGCTTCCCGCCGCCCCCCGGCTACTTCCAGCGCCTGCGCGAGATCTGCGACGAGTACGACGTCCTGCTCGTCTCGGACGAGGTCATCTGCGCCTTCGGCCGGCTGGGCACCATGTTCGGCGGCCAGAAGTTCGACTACGTGCCCGACATCATCACCTGTGCCAAGGGCATGACCAGCGGTTACTCCCCGATCGGGGCGATGATCGCGCACGAGCGGCTGTTCGAGCCGTTCAAGCAGGGCGACACCATGTTCGCCCACGGCTACACCTTCGGCGGTCACCCGGTCTCCGCCGCCGTGGCGCTGGCCAACCTCGACATCTTCGAGCGCGAGGACCTCCTCGGCCACGTGACGGCGAACGAGCCGCGCTTCAAGCAGACCCTCGACGACCTGCGCGACCTGCCGATCGTCGGCGACGTGCGGGGCTCCGGCTACTTCTGGGGCATCGAGCTGGTCAAGGACAAGACCACCAAGGAGACGTTCACCGCCGACGAGTCGGAGCGGCTGCTGCGCGGGTACCTGTCGAAGGCGCTGTTCGACGCGGGCCTCTACTGCCGCGCCGACGACCGCGGCGACCCCGTCATCCAGCTCGCCCCACCGCTGATCGCCGGGCAGAAGGAGTTCGACGAGATCGGAGCGATCCTCCGCGGCGTGCTCGCCGAAGCCTGGGCTCAGCTCTGA